A window of Chitinophaga sp. MM2321 contains these coding sequences:
- a CDS encoding sugar phosphate isomerase/epimerase, with the protein MMNRRTFIQRAGVLGTGLMLAPSAAFSFHKQTGIQLYTLGDLGKDVKGGMQKVAAAGYKLVETSGYTDANKFWGLDAKAFRAVLTANNLQSPSGLYGIDLKGDFEDLKRFVEAAVTVGQKYIVMPWLFEEWRQNADDYKFLAHKLNEAGEITQQANLQMAYHNHDFEFKDFGGQTGYDILLKETDARLVKMEMDIYWIVRGGADPVALFKKHPGRFALWHVKDMDKTDLKLNTEIGTGRIDFKKIFASAGLAGLDYAFVEQENFKMDPYKSIAASAAYLSKELLK; encoded by the coding sequence ATGATGAACAGGCGCACTTTTATACAACGGGCAGGTGTATTGGGCACAGGTCTGATGCTGGCCCCTTCCGCCGCTTTTTCCTTTCATAAACAAACAGGTATCCAGTTATATACTTTAGGTGATCTTGGTAAAGATGTAAAAGGTGGTATGCAGAAAGTAGCTGCTGCGGGATATAAACTGGTGGAAACCTCCGGTTATACGGATGCCAATAAATTCTGGGGCCTGGATGCAAAAGCTTTCCGGGCAGTGCTGACTGCCAACAACCTCCAATCTCCCAGCGGGTTATACGGCATAGATCTGAAAGGTGATTTTGAAGATCTGAAACGATTTGTGGAGGCAGCAGTAACGGTTGGCCAGAAATATATCGTGATGCCCTGGTTGTTTGAAGAATGGCGGCAGAACGCAGATGACTATAAATTCCTTGCACATAAATTAAATGAGGCAGGGGAGATCACGCAGCAGGCGAATCTGCAAATGGCCTATCATAACCATGATTTTGAATTTAAAGATTTCGGCGGACAAACAGGCTATGATATTCTCTTAAAAGAAACGGATGCCAGGCTGGTTAAAATGGAAATGGATATCTATTGGATTGTGAGAGGAGGAGCCGATCCTGTAGCGTTATTTAAAAAACATCCGGGTCGTTTTGCCTTATGGCATGTGAAGGATATGGATAAAACAGATCTGAAACTGAATACCGAAATAGGAACAGGCAGGATAGATTTTAAGAAGATCTTTGCCAGCGCCGGATTGGCGGGTCTTGATTATGCTTTTGTAGAACAGGAAAATTTTAAAATGGACCCGTACAAAAGTATTGCTGCCAGCGCGGCTTACCTGAGCAAGGAACTATTAAAGTAA
- a CDS encoding gluconate 2-dehydrogenase subunit 3 family protein: MDRREAIARVAILLGGTVIGANAFLSGCKPSGKKTNELLNQEQLMLLNEIGDTILPTTATPGAKAADVAAFMHIMIRDCYEPKDQELFVAGLEKLEDESRKKHGKKFMDSTPAERTALLIALDAAQKKYTAEKKATDPAHYFRMYKELTLLGYFTSEVGSTKALRYVLVPGKFDACIPYKKGDRAWALN, translated from the coding sequence ATGGATAGAAGAGAAGCCATTGCCAGAGTGGCCATATTATTGGGAGGTACCGTTATTGGTGCTAATGCTTTTCTGAGCGGTTGTAAACCATCCGGCAAAAAGACAAATGAACTATTGAACCAGGAGCAGTTAATGCTGTTAAATGAGATAGGGGATACCATACTTCCCACCACCGCTACACCAGGCGCTAAAGCGGCGGATGTAGCGGCTTTCATGCACATCATGATAAGGGATTGTTATGAACCCAAAGACCAGGAATTGTTTGTAGCGGGATTGGAAAAACTGGAAGATGAAAGCCGTAAAAAGCATGGCAAAAAATTTATGGACAGTACACCCGCGGAACGTACGGCCTTGCTGATCGCATTGGATGCAGCACAGAAAAAATATACCGCTGAGAAAAAGGCGACAGATCCCGCACACTATTTCAGGATGTATAAAGAACTAACCTTGCTGGGCTATTTCACCTCTGAAGTGGGCAGCACCAAAGCTTTGAGATATGTATTGGTGCCCGGTAAATTTGATGCCTGCATCCCTTATAAAAAAGGCGACCGCGCATGGGCGTTAAATTGA